A window of Chryseobacterium aquaeductus genomic DNA:
GGTCTGTTGTCGGGAAGAACTTTCAAAAGAAAACTCTGAGAATCTTTCATCCAACTGTAAGGGTTTCCAAGATTGGCATTCAGATTATCTTTAGTAATTTTCTTTGCTGTTGCAGTTTCCAAGTCAACTATCCAAAGTTCAACGCCTTGATCGGTTGTATTAGTGAATGCCAATTTTTTCTCGTCCGGAGAAAATGAGGTATTGGTAATTTTAGGATTTGTCGGCAAATCTTTTACCTGAACTTCAGATTTATCGTTCATCCTTCTCACTTTCAGATTGTAAGAATAAGAAGTAGAACTTGAGATGTTGGTTACAGGATTGATTCTCAAACCACCCAATTTCATCTCCTGTTGATTGAGATCGTCTAATGTTTTATATGTAGGACGATACACAAAAACCACCCAATCTTTTTTTGAATTGGTCAAAACGCTTGGAGGTCTGTCATAATCTGCCAATTTCAGAATTTCTGCAGAAGGTTTTTGATAAGTGATATTTTCCTGAGCTTCGTAAAAGTTGAGAAACGCCAGTAAACAGATGGTTAATTTGATCTTCATTATCTTTTTGATTTCATACGAATTTAATGAAAAGTATTTAACCAAGAAAGTTACGTGAAATTATCTGAAAATTTCAATATTTGTGTTAAAAGATCATTAAAAGAATAGTATCCATAGTCAGAAAGTAGCGATTTAACAAAGAATGGAATGTAATCTTCTTAAAATAAAAATCTCAGAACAAAAAAAGCAGTGAAAAATCACTGCTCCATATATTTTAAAGATAAATCTGATTTACCATTCCGATGCTCTTCTTTTCTTTTTAATCATTCCGTCGATAGAAAATCTACCTGCTCCTAAAACGACGATAAGAAGATAAATCCCCAAGTAAAGTAAACTGATTTCCCTTTTATCAAAAGGATCTGAACCATGAACTATAAAACCTGCTACAATCATTGTAAACATCAGAAATCCCACTGCAATTCTGGTAAACAATCCCAATATCAGAAATATCGAACAAACAAATTCCGCAAAAACGGTAAGACCTAAAGATATTTTTGGACCTAATTCTAAAAAATCAAAAAATTTGATATCTCCTCCCTCAAGCAACATCTGAAGTTTCGGAAAACCATGAGACAACATAGCAAATCCCACAAATAATCTTACGATTAATAATACAACGTCTACGAGTAACAGATTAGTTTTTGAATTAAAATAGGTCATTGGTTAAAAATTTATATTAAAGATAAGGAAAATCTTATTATACAACAATGAATATTGACTTTTTAGTTTATCTGTATCCGAAATTCTTCAGATCTCTATCATTTTTTCTCCAGTCTTTTTTTACTTTAACAAATAAATTCAAGTGAATTTTTTTAGAGAAAAACTTCTCCAAATCTATTCTTGCTTCTGTCCCTACCTTTTTGATTGCCTCACCTTTATGACCGATAATAATTCCTTTCTGCGTGTCTCTTTCAACATAAATGATAGAATCAATAAAAATAATTCCTTCATTTTCTTTGAACATTTCTGTCACAACTTCTACAGAATATGGAATTTCTTTTTCATAATTCAAAAGAATTTTCTCACGAATCGCTTCGTTTACAAAGAATCTTTCCGGCTTGTCGGTGTACATATCTTTATCGTAGTACGCCGGACTTTCCGGTAACATTGATTTTAATTTTGGTAAAATAACATCAATATTAAAAGCATTTAAAGCTGAAATAGGAAGAATCTCCGCTTTTGGAATTCTCTCATGCCAATCGGTGGCTATTTTTTCAAGACCTTCCTGATTGGTCTGATCAATTTTGTTTAATAATAATAAAACCGGCACAGGAATTTTGTTTAATTTCTCAATTAAAAATTCTGACTGTTCGGATTTATCGGTAACGTCTACGATGAAAAGAAAAACATCCGCATCCTGTAAAGAATCTTTTACAAAGTCCATCATTTTTTCCTGCAAACCATACTTTGGATCCAAAACTCCGGGAGTATCAGAAAATACGATCTGTAGGTCTTCCTCATTATAAATTCCAAAAATTCTATGTCTGGTTGTCTGCGCCTTTTGAGTTACGATTGCCAGCTTCTCGCCCATCAATTGATTGAGAAGGGTTGATTTTCCGGCATTTGGCTTTCCAACGATGTTTACAAATCCTGCTTTATGCATATAAAAAAATTAAGTCGCTTTTATTACGATTCGCAAAGTTAGTAAAACAAAAATTGACTTCCTTCAATATTACATTTAAAAGGTATATTTTTACCGTTTAATTTTTTTATTATGAACTGGATTATTTTAATTATTGCCGGATTATTTGAAGTAGGTTTTGCATCTTGCTTAGGAAAAGTAAAAGAAACCTCAGGAACTACAATGTATCTTTGGTTTGGAGGATTTTTGGTCTGTCTTACCATCAGTATGCTTTTGCTTATTAAAGCAACACAAACACTTCCAATCGGGACAGCTTATGCGGTATGGACGGGAATTGGTGCAGTAGGAACAGTTGTAATGGGAATTTTGGTTTTTAAAGATCCTGTAAGTTTTTGGAGAATGTTTTTTATCTGTACTTTGATTGGCTCTGTGATTGGATTGAAAGCAGTTTCTCATTAAATTTAAACACAATAACACAAATTTTCACGAATTCACAAATATAATTTCCAAGATATAGAACAAAAACGTCTTCAATTTTGAAGACGTTTTTTTATTTTTTATAAACCACAGGTAAAATCTCGTTGTGATTGAGTCCGTATTTTAAAATTTCAGCATCAGAGAATTGCTTTGAGTAAAAATTGGGCTCAGTTTCAAAACCTACATTTCTTAAACGGTCAAAATAATCCATACCATACCAGCGAACGTGATCGTACTGACCGAAATGTTTCTGACGTTCTTTGGGATCTTTAATGGTAAAATCTTCGTACGTTTTCTCTAAAGAATTTTTCATCGGAACCTGAATAATTCCCCATCCTCCGGGTTTTAAAACACGGTACAATTCGCTCATCGCTGTTGCATCGTCTTCAATATGCTCTAAAACATGGTTACAGAAAATCACATCAAAACTTTCACTCTCGAAAGGTAAATTTAAAATATCTGCTTTCACATCAACAATTGGCGAATACAAGTCGGCAGATATATAGTTGAGATTACTCATTCTCTTAAACTTTCTCAAAAATTCCTGTTCGGGAGCGATGTGCAAAACTTTGGCATTTTTTATAAAAAAATCGGTTTCATTCTGAAGATACAGCCACATTTGTCTATGTCTTTCAAGACTTAAAGTTCCGGGTGACAAAGCGTTTTCTCTTTGTTTTCCGTATCCGTAAGGCAAAAATTTCCGATATGATCTGCCGTCAATAGGATCAAAGAATTGATC
This region includes:
- a CDS encoding DoxX family protein — its product is MTYFNSKTNLLLVDVVLLIVRLFVGFAMLSHGFPKLQMLLEGGDIKFFDFLELGPKISLGLTVFAEFVCSIFLILGLFTRIAVGFLMFTMIVAGFIVHGSDPFDKREISLLYLGIYLLIVVLGAGRFSIDGMIKKKRRASEW
- a CDS encoding DMT family transporter, which produces MNWIILIIAGLFEVGFASCLGKVKETSGTTMYLWFGGFLVCLTISMLLLIKATQTLPIGTAYAVWTGIGAVGTVVMGILVFKDPVSFWRMFFICTLIGSVIGLKAVSH
- the era gene encoding GTPase Era, with product MHKAGFVNIVGKPNAGKSTLLNQLMGEKLAIVTQKAQTTRHRIFGIYNEEDLQIVFSDTPGVLDPKYGLQEKMMDFVKDSLQDADVFLFIVDVTDKSEQSEFLIEKLNKIPVPVLLLLNKIDQTNQEGLEKIATDWHERIPKAEILPISALNAFNIDVILPKLKSMLPESPAYYDKDMYTDKPERFFVNEAIREKILLNYEKEIPYSVEVVTEMFKENEGIIFIDSIIYVERDTQKGIIIGHKGEAIKKVGTEARIDLEKFFSKKIHLNLFVKVKKDWRKNDRDLKNFGYR
- a CDS encoding class I SAM-dependent methyltransferase — encoded protein: MKKITKFLLNKIPRPMLIQMSVWARPLIYQFFKGDQFFDPIDGRSYRKFLPYGYGKQRENALSPGTLSLERHRQMWLYLQNETDFFIKNAKVLHIAPEQEFLRKFKRMSNLNYISADLYSPIVDVKADILNLPFESESFDVIFCNHVLEHIEDDATAMSELYRVLKPGGWGIIQVPMKNSLEKTYEDFTIKDPKERQKHFGQYDHVRWYGMDYFDRLRNVGFETEPNFYSKQFSDAEILKYGLNHNEILPVVYKK